One genomic segment of Rivularia sp. PCC 7116 includes these proteins:
- a CDS encoding FAD-dependent oxidoreductase gives MVDLLIIGGSDAGISAALRAKELDQTVNVTIVVADSYPNFSICGIPFYLSGEVPDWRNLAHRTAGEITQTGINLLLNHKAVSIDSQQKKVKVVNEENQENWLTYDKLVIGTGAVPVQPAIDGLNQSGVFLLHSMADSFAVHQHLTSKKPQSVVIIGDGYIGLEMADALTHQGIKVTVVGRSPSVMRTVDAGIGNLIAAKLQSHQVEVASSVEVNAIQQQDGQLVVFGTNNFHKNADMVIVAVGVQPLTDLADSAGLKTGLRGAIQVNRKMGTNVPDIYAAGDCVETLHRLLNKYIYLPLGTTAHKQGRIAGENAVGGNREFAGSLGTQVVKIFDMAVSRTGLRDSEAKDAGFDPLTVEFETWDHKVYYPGAKKLHILVTGDKQTRKLLGAQIAGHYQGEVAKRIDIFATAIFHDMKVEDISELDLSYTPPLSSPWDPVQMAAQAWVKQLA, from the coding sequence ATGGTTGATCTGCTTATCATCGGTGGTAGCGATGCGGGTATTAGTGCAGCTTTACGAGCAAAGGAATTAGACCAAACAGTTAATGTCACAATTGTTGTAGCTGATAGTTATCCTAATTTCAGTATTTGCGGTATTCCATTCTATCTCAGCGGCGAAGTCCCGGATTGGCGTAATTTAGCTCACCGCACGGCAGGAGAAATCACTCAAACTGGTATCAATTTATTACTCAACCATAAAGCAGTAAGTATTGATTCCCAACAGAAAAAAGTTAAAGTAGTCAACGAAGAAAATCAAGAAAATTGGCTGACTTACGATAAGTTAGTAATTGGTACTGGTGCCGTACCCGTTCAACCTGCCATTGATGGATTAAATCAAAGTGGAGTATTTTTATTGCACTCGATGGCAGATAGTTTTGCAGTTCATCAACATTTAACTAGCAAAAAACCGCAATCAGTAGTAATTATCGGTGACGGATACATTGGTTTAGAAATGGCAGATGCTCTGACTCACCAAGGAATAAAAGTTACTGTGGTGGGACGTTCTCCCAGCGTCATGAGAACAGTTGATGCGGGTATTGGAAATTTGATTGCTGCTAAATTACAAAGTCATCAAGTTGAAGTAGCGTCGAGCGTTGAAGTTAATGCGATTCAACAACAAGATGGACAATTAGTAGTATTTGGAACTAATAATTTCCATAAAAATGCTGACATGGTAATTGTAGCGGTGGGAGTGCAACCATTAACCGATTTAGCTGATAGCGCAGGCTTGAAAACTGGTTTACGCGGTGCAATTCAAGTTAACCGCAAAATGGGAACGAATGTTCCCGATATTTATGCAGCGGGAGACTGTGTAGAAACTTTGCACCGTTTGTTAAACAAATATATCTATCTTCCTTTAGGAACTACAGCACATAAACAAGGTCGAATCGCAGGAGAAAACGCGGTTGGTGGTAATCGCGAGTTTGCTGGTTCTCTTGGTACTCAAGTAGTGAAAATTTTTGATATGGCTGTTTCCCGTACTGGTTTGCGAGACTCGGAAGCCAAAGATGCTGGATTTGACCCTTTAACAGTTGAATTTGAAACTTGGGACCACAAAGTTTATTACCCAGGAGCAAAGAAATTACACATTCTAGTTACCGGAGACAAGCAAACCCGAAAGCTTTTAGGAGCGCAAATTGCCGGACATTATCAAGGAGAAGTAGCCAAACGGATTGATATTTTTGCTACTGCCATATTCCATGATATGAAAGTTGAAGATATCAGCGAATTAGACCTTAGTTATACACCACCCCTTTCTAGCCCTTGGGACCCCGTACAGATGGCTGCTCAAGCTTGGGTAAAACAGCTTGCTTAA
- a CDS encoding NACHT domain-containing protein has product MPNHLDLLFNVLTSIASPIKGKLERNETVIKILKQFNLAPEHPPSDFSGVYIYALVEYGVGKPKCLLEFFRQEDIKKAFRKAFDHYNPSILLGEVEAFLNAYALGDEIKELQLDVMREVAAFATIFIEVAKNSRTSAEVLTSHQIASLHQRIIFVQEQLDRLPTLEGIRTEMARLAAGEEDKGSGGGGEGENVYLQSPTSSNSTSIALAQEMRGWFETLGYRFERYEVWQNDYFEWIINIPVRRNRYDRVLVRGMTGEVGLKDVQALDYKVSEQKTDEGWLVTDRRISKIARDEIEKQENEHLECFTFDELVAIDADFSGYLNWLEAEVKRRGIDKNYVPLPCTKEELDPVSKRTIGVSRYTEEDGWIEGYIDRWLDDPAKEHISILGEFGTGKTWFALHYAWVALQRYKDAQHRGVQLPRLPLVIPLRDYAKAVSVESLFSEFFFRQYEIPIPGYSAFEQLNRMGKLLLIFDGFDEMAARINRQEMINNFWELAKVVVPGAKVILTCRTEHFPEAQEGRALLNAELQASIANLTGETPQFEVLELEKFDDNQIRQVLSLQTEPRTVELVMGNSQLLDLARRPVLTELILEALPDIAAGKPVDMSRVYLYAVQRKMERDIKAERTFTSLADKMYFLCELAWEMLSTEQMSLNYRLFPDRIRRLFGSVVQEEKDLDHWHYDMMGQTMLIRNADGDYTPAHRSLLEFFVAYKFAAELGVLADDFTELVKAQSCLDGNPASVDYTWSGYFERQLDENGCSLAIAPLGKFISEPLEKLKETFGRSPLTKAVLDLLMGMVGNIESLIKVIEQTRGKTDSEVAYVGGNAATLVVKVNKAALEGKDLSGTLVKGADFSDASLSNVNFQKTKLVESTFIKPFGLVVSLVFSPNDKLLVTGGADGEICLWELDSGKQISSISAHNDWISSVACSPDGKIIASSSRSSVVKLWDATTGKCLKILRGHKDLAREISFNSNGTILASSSDDQTIKIWDVNTGQCINTLEGHTSPIWRVKIAPNNKILVSGSSDSCIKIWDISKGICLKNLEEHQDSILSITFSHDSQIFASGSKDKIIQIWDTNTGKCIKNLIGHSGTIRSLAFSKNNKTLFSGSTDSTIKIWSVNDGECLKTITAHNSRVRKIALNSKGEILASCSDDQTIKLWDANTGECIQTLQGCSHWVVSVTVSLDGKTIISGNNNKTIKYWDINTGHCFKTLRGHDRWVGEVTISPDGKIVASSGGDRTIKTWDFNTGNHLKTLQGHLHPVSDVVFSSDGLTLASGSHDRTIKLWEIKTGKCVKTLKGHTYWVNSVVLNPDNKIIISGSSDRTIKLWDISSGKCLRTLEEHNAGIFSLVMSPDGITLASGSGDGTIKLWNIHTGECLKTLQLKDSHCGISSIKFNSDGSLIAAGNIEETIKIWDVRKGKCIKTLKGHTNRVTSVAFTPDDKLLVSGSFDETIKIWNIQTGECIKTLSNKPYANMNITNVTGLTPEQKSSLKALGAVENN; this is encoded by the coding sequence ATGCCAAACCATCTAGATTTATTGTTTAACGTATTAACCAGTATTGCCAGTCCTATCAAAGGCAAATTAGAGCGCAATGAAACGGTAATCAAAATATTAAAACAATTTAATTTGGCACCGGAGCATCCCCCGTCAGATTTTAGTGGAGTTTATATTTATGCTTTGGTTGAATATGGTGTTGGTAAACCAAAGTGTTTATTAGAATTTTTTCGTCAAGAGGATATTAAAAAAGCTTTTCGTAAAGCCTTTGACCACTACAATCCTTCAATTTTACTAGGTGAAGTGGAAGCTTTTCTCAATGCTTATGCTCTGGGTGATGAAATCAAAGAACTGCAATTAGATGTAATGCGTGAGGTAGCAGCTTTCGCTACTATTTTTATTGAAGTTGCGAAAAATTCTCGTACTTCTGCCGAAGTTTTAACTTCTCATCAAATAGCTTCTCTACATCAAAGAATTATTTTCGTACAAGAACAATTAGATAGATTACCGACGCTGGAAGGAATTCGTACCGAAATGGCTCGGTTAGCAGCGGGGGAAGAGGACAAGGGGAGTGGGGGAGGGGGAGAGGGGGAGAATGTATACCTTCAATCTCCTACTTCTAGTAATTCTACTTCAATTGCATTAGCTCAAGAAATGCGTGGTTGGTTTGAAACTTTGGGTTATCGGTTTGAACGTTATGAAGTTTGGCAGAATGACTACTTTGAGTGGATTATCAATATTCCGGTAAGACGTAACCGATATGACCGCGTGCTTGTGCGTGGAATGACTGGGGAAGTTGGGCTTAAAGATGTGCAAGCTTTGGATTACAAAGTGTCGGAACAAAAAACAGATGAAGGTTGGTTGGTAACTGATAGACGTATTAGTAAAATTGCGCGGGATGAAATTGAGAAGCAAGAGAACGAACATTTGGAGTGTTTTACTTTTGATGAACTTGTAGCAATTGATGCGGATTTTAGCGGTTATCTCAATTGGTTGGAAGCAGAAGTTAAACGGCGAGGTATCGATAAAAATTATGTCCCTTTGCCTTGTACTAAGGAAGAATTAGATCCGGTTAGCAAACGTACCATTGGGGTTAGTCGTTATACAGAAGAAGATGGTTGGATTGAAGGTTATATTGACCGTTGGTTGGATGACCCAGCCAAGGAGCATATTTCAATATTAGGTGAGTTTGGTACAGGTAAAACTTGGTTTGCTTTGCATTATGCTTGGGTAGCACTGCAACGATACAAAGATGCACAGCACAGGGGTGTTCAACTTCCCCGCTTACCTTTGGTGATTCCGTTGCGAGATTATGCCAAAGCGGTAAGTGTGGAGTCGCTGTTTTCCGAGTTTTTCTTTCGTCAATATGAAATTCCCATACCCGGATATTCAGCTTTTGAACAACTCAACCGCATGGGTAAATTATTGCTGATATTTGATGGTTTTGATGAAATGGCTGCTCGGATAAACCGTCAGGAGATGATAAATAATTTTTGGGAATTAGCCAAAGTTGTTGTTCCTGGTGCCAAGGTGATTTTAACTTGTCGCACAGAACATTTTCCCGAAGCCCAGGAAGGAAGGGCTTTGTTAAATGCGGAATTACAAGCTTCCATTGCGAATTTAACAGGAGAAACACCGCAGTTTGAAGTGTTGGAACTGGAGAAGTTTGACGATAATCAAATCCGTCAGGTGCTTTCGTTACAAACAGAACCACGGACTGTTGAACTTGTTATGGGTAATTCCCAACTGCTGGATTTAGCCCGTCGTCCTGTTTTAACCGAATTAATTTTAGAAGCATTACCAGATATTGCAGCGGGTAAACCTGTAGATATGTCGCGGGTTTATTTGTATGCTGTGCAACGGAAAATGGAACGGGATATTAAAGCCGAGCGTACTTTTACTTCCTTAGCAGATAAGATGTATTTCCTGTGTGAATTAGCTTGGGAAATGCTTTCAACCGAGCAGATGAGTTTGAATTATCGCTTGTTTCCCGATAGGATTCGACGGTTGTTTGGTTCCGTAGTGCAGGAAGAAAAAGATTTAGACCACTGGCATTATGACATGATGGGACAGACAATGCTGATTCGTAATGCCGACGGTGATTATACTCCAGCCCATCGTTCGCTGTTGGAATTTTTTGTTGCATATAAGTTTGCGGCAGAGTTGGGAGTGTTAGCGGATGATTTTACTGAATTAGTAAAAGCGCAATCTTGTTTGGATGGGAATCCTGCATCTGTTGACTATACTTGGTCTGGTTATTTTGAGCGTCAGTTGGATGAGAATGGGTGTAGTTTGGCTATAGCTCCACTAGGGAAGTTTATTAGCGAACCGTTGGAGAAATTGAAGGAAACTTTTGGGCGATCGCCATTAACGAAAGCGGTTTTGGATTTGTTAATGGGGATGGTGGGTAATATTGAATCGTTGATTAAAGTTATTGAGCAAACGCGGGGAAAAACAGATTCGGAAGTTGCTTATGTTGGTGGGAATGCAGCGACTTTGGTGGTGAAGGTTAATAAAGCTGCTTTGGAAGGGAAGGATTTATCGGGTACGTTGGTGAAGGGAGCAGATTTTAGTGATGCGAGTTTATCTAATGTTAATTTTCAAAAAACAAAATTAGTTGAATCTACTTTTATAAAACCTTTTGGTTTAGTTGTATCTCTAGTTTTTAGTCCAAATGATAAGTTACTGGTGACTGGTGGTGCTGATGGAGAAATTTGTTTATGGGAATTAGATTCAGGTAAACAAATTTCTAGTATTAGCGCACATAATGATTGGATAAGTTCAGTAGCTTGCAGTCCAGATGGAAAGATTATTGCTAGTAGCAGTCGTTCAAGCGTTGTAAAATTATGGGATGCAACAACTGGAAAATGCTTAAAAATTTTACGAGGGCATAAAGATTTAGCGCGGGAAATATCTTTTAACTCTAATGGTACTATTCTTGCAAGCAGTAGTGATGACCAAACAATAAAAATTTGGGATGTTAATACAGGACAATGTATTAATACTTTGGAAGGACATACTAGCCCCATATGGAGGGTAAAAATTGCCCCAAATAATAAAATTTTAGTTAGTGGTAGTTCAGATTCCTGTATTAAAATTTGGGATATTTCTAAGGGGATTTGTCTTAAAAACTTAGAAGAACATCAGGATAGTATTCTTTCCATTACATTTAGCCATGATAGCCAAATATTTGCAAGTGGAAGTAAAGATAAAATTATCCAAATTTGGGATACAAACACAGGTAAATGTATAAAAAACTTAATTGGTCATAGTGGTACAATACGTTCTTTAGCTTTTAGTAAAAACAATAAAACTCTTTTTAGTGGAAGCACGGATTCTACTATAAAAATTTGGTCTGTTAATGATGGAGAATGCTTAAAAACAATAACAGCGCATAATTCTAGAGTTAGAAAAATTGCTCTCAATTCAAAAGGTGAAATACTCGCAAGTTGTAGCGATGACCAAACAATAAAACTTTGGGATGCTAACACCGGAGAATGTATACAAACTTTACAGGGATGTAGTCATTGGGTGGTATCTGTCACAGTTAGTCTTGATGGTAAAACTATTATTAGTGGTAATAATAACAAAACTATAAAATATTGGGATATCAATACTGGACATTGCTTCAAAACATTAAGAGGACATGATAGATGGGTTGGTGAAGTAACCATAAGTCCTGACGGTAAAATCGTGGCTAGTAGTGGTGGCGATCGCACAATCAAAACTTGGGATTTCAATACGGGAAATCATCTGAAAACTCTACAAGGACATCTTCATCCAGTATCAGATGTCGTTTTTAGCTCAGATGGTTTAACTCTTGCTAGTGGTAGTCACGATAGAACTATCAAATTATGGGAAATTAAAACGGGGAAGTGTGTAAAGACTTTGAAAGGACATACTTATTGGGTGAACTCAGTTGTATTGAACCCAGATAACAAAATCATAATTAGTGGAAGCAGCGATCGCACTATAAAACTATGGGATATATCTAGCGGTAAATGTCTGAGAACTTTAGAAGAACATAATGCTGGTATATTCTCATTAGTAATGTCTCCCGATGGAATAACCCTAGCAAGTGGTAGCGGAGATGGAACAATAAAATTGTGGAATATCCACACGGGTGAATGTTTAAAAACTTTGCAGTTAAAAGATAGCCATTGTGGAATATCATCAATCAAATTTAATTCCGATGGTTCCTTAATTGCTGCTGGAAATATTGAAGAAACAATCAAAATATGGGATGTTCGTAAAGGGAAATGCATCAAAACATTAAAAGGTCATACAAATAGAGTTACATCAGTTGCTTTTACCCCAGACGATAAATTATTAGTCAGCGGTAGCTTCGATGAAACAATCAAAATCTGGAATATTCAAACAGGTGAATGCATCAAAACCCTCAGCAACAAACCCTACGCAAACATGAATATCACCAATGTAACAGGATTAACCCCAGAACAAAAGTCCTCACTCAAAGCATTAGGTGCAGTGGAAAATAATTGA
- a CDS encoding Uma2 family endonuclease, with protein sequence MVQIPTTPENQILPLNLPLSIGLHVTQEQFAILAVANRDLKLERNARGELIVNPPTGWETGQRNLSISGQLYRWYEENENLGKAFDSSTGFILPNGATRSPDACWVSQERWDALNAEQKGTFANICPDFVVELRSSSDKLESLQAKMKEYIDNGAKLGWLLDPQSRRVEIYRPGSAVEVLENPDSLSGDKVLPGFVLNLRRVWG encoded by the coding sequence ATGGTACAGATACCCACAACTCCAGAAAACCAAATCCTACCGCTTAACTTGCCATTGTCGATTGGATTGCACGTAACTCAAGAACAGTTTGCAATCCTAGCAGTAGCAAACCGAGATTTAAAACTGGAAAGAAACGCACGGGGAGAATTAATTGTGAATCCACCTACTGGCTGGGAAACAGGACAACGCAATCTCAGCATTAGCGGACAGCTATATCGTTGGTACGAAGAAAACGAGAATTTGGGTAAAGCTTTTGATTCTTCCACTGGCTTTATTTTACCCAATGGTGCTACTCGCTCCCCCGATGCTTGTTGGGTTTCTCAAGAAAGATGGGATGCATTAAATGCAGAACAAAAAGGAACTTTTGCTAACATCTGTCCTGATTTTGTGGTTGAATTACGGTCTAGCTCAGATAAGCTTGAATCGTTGCAAGCAAAAATGAAAGAGTATATTGATAATGGTGCAAAATTGGGCTGGTTGCTAGATCCACAATCGCGACGTGTAGAAATTTATCGACCAGGTTCTGCTGTGGAAGTGTTAGAAAATCCCGATTCGTTATCCGGTGATAAAGTATTACCAGGTTTCGTCTTGAATTTGCGTCGGGTGTGGGGTTGA